A region from the Kryptolebias marmoratus isolate JLee-2015 linkage group LG9, ASM164957v2, whole genome shotgun sequence genome encodes:
- the LOC108237932 gene encoding E3 ubiquitin-protein ligase XIAP yields MCELKQDGYLESDCELDFSKLNNRLSSFHGSNLARQVPADRLARAGFYFTGNGDRVCCFSCQKTVDNWCSGDTPVERHKEVSPTCTFLKCCHRPSFNPCLGTSLTNGSTYDEAAEDMQYRLSTGAVVDETPYPMAPHMKSEEARLRSFSLWPLSSPMRPRDLAQAGFYYLEEGDHVQCFCCGGRLNGWEAEDVAWEEHATHFPRCFFILGHNMGNVPLQEDEQERESSQNTNAHDWMESFEGRLGSFAGLHHPVDHESLARAGFYSTGVGDKVKCFRCGGGLKGWQPEEDPWEEHAKFYPGCNFLLEEKGIEFINNVQLQQCPRSSANPSQQNGPSGNGNGIPQSQSEMARKAIEIGIEPSMVERSILQKIDRTGSGFSNVEALVEDCLSNTAESEMPDEDPLEKLRKLQMEKQCKICMDRDICIVFLPCVHLVTCKQCSESLTKCPICCRAITQKLKTYLA; encoded by the exons TGGAATCGGACTGCGAGCTTGATTTTTCCAAGCTGAACAACCGGCTGAGCTCGTTCCATGGCTCCAACCTGGCTCGGCAAGTTCCCGCCGACCGACTGGCCAGGGCCGGCTTCTACTTCACTGGCAACGGGGACCGTgtctgctgcttcagctgccAGAAGACGGTAGACAACTGGTGCAGCGGGGACACGCCAGTAGAAAGGCACAAGGAG GTTTCTCCAACGTGCACGTTTCTCAAGTGCTGCCACCGACCCAGTTTTAACCCGTGTCTTGGCACCTCCCTGACTAATGGTTCCACCTACGACGAAGCTGCAGAAGACATGCAGTACCGCCTGTCAACCGGAGCTGTGGTTGATGAGACGCCCTACCCCATGGCCCCTCACATGAAGAGCGAGGAAGCCCGCCTGCGGAGCTTTTCCTTGTGGCCCCTTAGTTCTCCCATGAGGCCCAGGGACCTGGCTCAGGCCGGCTTCTACTACTTGGAGGAGGGCGACCACGTGCAGTGTTTCTGCTGCGGCGGCCGACTGAATGGCTGGGAGGCCGAAGACGTCGCTTGGGAAGAGCACGCCACGCATTTCCCCAGGTGCTTTTTCATCCTTGGGCACAACATGGGCAATGTGCCACTCCAGGAGGACGAGCAGGAGAGAGAATCCAGCCAAAATACGAATGCTCACGACTGGATGGAGAGTTTCGAGGGCAGGCTCGGCAGCTTTGCTGGTCTTCATCACCCCGTTGACCATGAGAGTCTTGCCAGAGCAGGCTTCTACAGCACAG GGGTCGGTGATAAGGTGAAGTGTTTTCGCTGTGGAGGAGGTTTGAAAGGTTGGCAGCCTGAGGAAGACCCCTGGGAGGAACATGCCAAGTTCTACCCAGG ATGCAACTTCTTGTTAGAAGAAAAAGGAATAGAATTCATCAACAACGTCCAGCTCCAACAATGTCCACGTAGCAGTGCT AATCCGAGTCAACAGAATGGACCATCAGGCAATGGAAATG GGATACCTCAGTCTCAGTCAGAAATGGCTCGGAAAGCCATAGAGATTGGTATTGAGCCCAGCATGGTGGAGAGGTCCATCTTGCAGAAAATTGACAGGACGGGCTCCGGTTTCTCCAACGTGGAAGCGCTCGTGGAGGACTGTTTGTCCAACACGGCGGAAAGTGAAATGCCAG atgaGGACCCACTGGAGAAACTGCGGAAGCTGCAGATGGAAAAACAGTGCAAAATCTGTATGGACAGAGATATCTGCATCGTCTTCCTACCATGCGTTCACCTGGTCACTTGCAAGCAGTGTTCCGAGTCGCTCACCAAGTGTCCGATCTGCTGCAGAGCCATAACGCAGAAGCTCAAGACCTACCTCGCTTAA